DNA from Frateuria edaphi:
TGCAGCGACTGAATGCAGCCGAGCGCGAGCATGAAGCCGCGGGCCGAGTTGACGAAGTCCGCGCCCATCGACAGCGCCCAGGCCACGTCGTAGGCCGTGATGCGCTTGCCCGAGCAGATCACCTTGATGCGTTCGCGCAGACCCTTGGCGATCAGCGTGTCGATGAGCGTCGGCAACGCCTCGTGCAGCGGCAAGCCCATGCCCTCCATCAACGTCTGCGGCGCCGCGCCGGTGCCGCCTTCGGAGCCGTCGACGATGATGAAGTCGGGTGCGCTCTCGATCCCGCGCCTCCACACCTCGTCGCACAGTTCCTCGATCCACGCCGGGTCGCCCAGCACCGCCTTGAAGCCGGTCGGCTTTCCGCCGACCTCGCGCACGTGTGCAATGGCGTCGAGCAGCTGCGGCACGTTGGCGATGTCCAGGTGGCGGTTGGGGCTCTGCGAATCCACGCCAATCGGGATGCCGCGGATCGCCGCGATCTCCGCCGTCACCTTGATGCCGGGCAACAGGCCGCCCATGCCGGGCTTGGCGCCCTGGCCGAGCTTGATGCTGACCATCTTCACCTGCTTGTGTGCGCAGATCGCGCGCAGGCGCTCGTCATCGAGCTGGCCGTCGGCGGTGCGCACGCCGTACTTGGCGGTGCCTATCTCGAACACCAGGTCGCAGCCGCCTTCCAGGTGGTAGGGCGCCAGCCCGCCCTCGCCGGTATCCAGCCAGATGCCGGCCTTGGCTGCGCCATGCGAGAGCGCGCGCACGGCCGGCGCCGACAGCGCGCCGTAGCTCATCGCCGAGATGTTGAAGAAGGCTGCATGATCGTAGGGCTCGCGCGCGTACGGGCCGATCCGCACGGGTTTGGGATCGACATGGTGGCCTTCCAGCCGCGGGAATGGCGCATTGACGAAGAACGGCACGCCCTCGGCGGAAAGATCGCGCGTGGTGCCGAAGCCGATGGTGGTATCGGCGTTCTTGGCCGCGCGGTAGACCCACACGCGCTGGGCGCGGTTGAACGGCAGCTCCTCGCGATCGCTGGCGAACAGGTACTGGCGGAAGAACTCGCCCAGGCGCAGGAACCCGTAGCGGAAATGCCCGATGACCGGGAAGTTGCGCAGCACCGCGTTGCCGGTCTGGTAGCGGTCGGCAATCCATACGGCCAGCACGAGCATTACCGCCAGCGCGAGCATCAGCACGAAGAATGCCGCCAATGTTTCGACCAGCACGATCAGCCAGTGCGCGAAGCCGTCCGATGCCATAATTTGCTCTCCCTCCGGTGAAGCCGCGAGCCTAGCCCATCGCGCGGACAAGCTCCCTCTCACCTGAGGGGCGAGGGAGCTTCATCAGGCGAGTATGCGGATTCTCAAAGCTCTACCTTCAGGCACCCCGCCGCCCGCACCGCCTTGGCACGCGCCGCCTCCACATCGACGTCCCGCGCCAGCGTCACCGCCATCCGCCGGCGACCCTTCACCTCCGGCTTGCCGAAGATGCGCAACTGCGTGTCGGGCTCGGCCAGCGCATCGGCCACGCCGTGGTAGCGCGGATGACGGCCTTCGCCCTCGACCAGCACCGCGCACGAGGCCGACGGCCCCCACTGGCGGATCACCGGGATCGGCAGGCCGAGGATCGCCCGCGCGTGCAGCGCGAATTCCGAAAGTTCCTGCGACATCAGCGTCACCAGTCCGGTGTCGTGCGGACGCGGGCTGACCTCGGAGAAGATCACGCTGTCGCCCCGGACGAAGAACTCCATGCCGAACACGCCCCAACCGCCCAGCGCCTGGGTGATCGCCGCGGCCTGGCGCTGCGCCTCGGCCAGCGCCGCTTCGCTCATCGGCTGCGGCTGCCACGACTCGCGGTAGTCGCCGTGTTCCTGGCGGTGGCCGATCGGCTGGCAGAAGCTGGTGCCATCGCGGTGGCGCACGGTGAGCAGGGTGATCTCGTAATCGAAGTCGACGAAACCCTCGACGATCACGCGCCCCTGCCCCGCGCGCCCGCCGGACTGTGCATAGTCCCAGGCCCCGTCGAGCTCGCCGGCATCGCGCACCGTGCTTTGTCCCTTGCCCGAGGAACTCATCACCGGCTTGATGACGAACGGGTAGCCGATCGCCTCGGCTGCCGCGCGGTACTCCGCCTGCGTGTCGCAGAAGCGATAGGGCGAGGTGGGCACGCCCAGCTCCTCGGCGGCGAGGCGCCGGATGCCTTCGCGATCCATCGTGAGCCAGGCGGCGCGTGCGGTCGGGATCACGCGCAACCCCTCTTTCTCCAGTTCGACCAGCGTCGGCGTGTGGATGGCCTCGATCTCGGGCACGACCAGGTCCGGCTTCTCGCGCGCTATCAGCGCGCGCAACGCGGCGCCGTCGAGCATGTCGATCACATGGCTGCGGTGC
Protein-coding regions in this window:
- a CDS encoding FMN-binding glutamate synthase family protein, with the protein product MASDGFAHWLIVLVETLAAFFVLMLALAVMLVLAVWIADRYQTGNAVLRNFPVIGHFRYGFLRLGEFFRQYLFASDREELPFNRAQRVWVYRAAKNADTTIGFGTTRDLSAEGVPFFVNAPFPRLEGHHVDPKPVRIGPYAREPYDHAAFFNISAMSYGALSAPAVRALSHGAAKAGIWLDTGEGGLAPYHLEGGCDLVFEIGTAKYGVRTADGQLDDERLRAICAHKQVKMVSIKLGQGAKPGMGGLLPGIKVTAEIAAIRGIPIGVDSQSPNRHLDIANVPQLLDAIAHVREVGGKPTGFKAVLGDPAWIEELCDEVWRRGIESAPDFIIVDGSEGGTGAAPQTLMEGMGLPLHEALPTLIDTLIAKGLRERIKVICSGKRITAYDVAWALSMGADFVNSARGFMLALGCIQSLQCNRNTCPTGITTQNPKLQRGLVVTDKSEKVYHYARNLMYEVGIIAHSCGVDDPRQLDRTHCRVVGDDGLSVPLIKLFPYPEVGSTRRVEPRPSI
- the purT gene encoding formate-dependent phosphoribosylglycinamide formyltransferase, with product MKPFGTPLSDHAVRVLLLGSGELGKEVAIELQRFGVEVIAVDRYPDAPAMHVAHRSHVIDMLDGAALRALIAREKPDLVVPEIEAIHTPTLVELEKEGLRVIPTARAAWLTMDREGIRRLAAEELGVPTSPYRFCDTQAEYRAAAEAIGYPFVIKPVMSSSGKGQSTVRDAGELDGAWDYAQSGGRAGQGRVIVEGFVDFDYEITLLTVRHRDGTSFCQPIGHRQEHGDYRESWQPQPMSEAALAEAQRQAAAITQALGGWGVFGMEFFVRGDSVIFSEVSPRPHDTGLVTLMSQELSEFALHARAILGLPIPVIRQWGPSASCAVLVEGEGRHPRYHGVADALAEPDTQLRIFGKPEVKGRRRMAVTLARDVDVEAARAKAVRAAGCLKVEL